The Setaria italica strain Yugu1 chromosome IX, Setaria_italica_v2.0, whole genome shotgun sequence genome has a window encoding:
- the LOC101778238 gene encoding exocyst complex component SEC3A yields MAKSSADDAELRRACAAAVAASGARGEDVAFSIRVAKGRGIFEKLGRLAKPRVLALTVKQSSRGEANKAFLRVLKYSSGAVLEPAKLYKLKHLTKVEVISNDPSGCTFVLGFDNLRSQSVAPPQWTMRNIDDRNRLLFCILNMCKEILSYLPKVVGIDIVELALWAKENTLTIDNQVSTQDGHETSVATQTERKVTVTVENDLVSQAKEEEEDMEALLDTYVMGIGEADAFSERLKQELVALEAANVYQLLESEPLIEEVLQGLDAASATVDDMDEWLRIFNLKLRHMREDIASIESRNNGLEMQSVNNKSLMEELDKLLERLRIPQEFAASLTGGSFEESRMLKNVEACEWLTGAIRSLEVPNLDPCYVNMRAVREKKAELEKLKTTFVRRASEFLRNYFSSLVDFMISDKSYFSQRGQLKRPDHADLRYKCRTYARLLQHLKSLDKSCLGPLRKAYCHSLNLLLRREAREFANELRASTKAPKNPAVWLEGSNGSGHNGSSADTSTVSDAYSKMLTIFIPLLVDESSFFAHFMCFEVPALVPAGSPNVNKSKSGGNDADDDLGLMDPDGNDLKPDSTSAELGTLNEALQELLDGIQEDFYAVVDWAYKIDPLRCISMHGITERYLSGQKADAAGFVRKLLDDLESRISVQFSRFIDEACHQIERNERNVRQTGILAYIPRFAVLASRMEQYIQGQSRDLIDKAYTKLVSTMFATLEKIAQSDPKTADIVLIENYAAFQNSLYDLANVVPTLAKFYHQASESYELACTRHISSLIYLQFERLFQFNRKVEELTYTIAAEEIPFQLGLSKTDLRRVLKSSLSGIDRSIGAMYRRLQKTLTSDELFPSLWDKCKKEFLDKYESFVQMVTRIYVNEPIMSVAEMKEVLASF; encoded by the exons ATGGCGAAGTCGAGCGCGGACGACGCGGAGCTGCGGCGCGCGTGcgcggccgccgtggcggcgtcgggcgcgcgcggcgaggaTGTGGCCTTCTCCATCCGCGTCGCCAAGGGCCGCGGCATCTTCGAGAAGCTCGGCAGGCTCGCCAAGCCCCGCGTCCTCGCGCTCACCG TTAAACAATCATCAAGAGGCGAGGCAAACAAAGCTTTTCTCCGAGTATTAAAGTATTCATCTGGGGCAGTGCTTGAG CCAGCCAAACTTTACAAGCTGAAACATCTAACAAAGGTTGAGGTTATTTCCAATGATCCCAGTGGTTGTACATTTGTTCTG GGATTTGATAATCTTAGAAGTCAGAGTGTTGCTCCGCCACAATGGACGATGCGTAACATTGATGACAG AAATCGTCTGCTTTTTTGTATTCTGAACATGTGCAAGGAGATACTTAGTTATCTTCCGAAAGTTGTTGGGATTGATATTGTGGAGCTAGCTCTTTGGGCAAAG GAAAACACATTGACCATAGATAATCAAGTGAGCACTCAAGATGGACATGAAACATCAGTTGCTACTCAAACCGAGAGGAAAGTAACAGTAACAGTTGAAAATGATCTCGTGTCCCAagcaaaggaggaggaagaagacatggAGGCACTTCTTGATAC GTATGTTATGGGCATAGGTGAAGCAGATGCATTCTCTGAGAGATTGAAACAGGAGCTTGTGGCTTTGGAAGCAGCAAATGTGTACCAATTACTGGAAAGTGAGCCTTTAATAGAGGAG GTATTGCAGGGTCTGGATGCTGCTAGTGCCACTGTAGATGATATGGATGAGTGGTTACGGATTTTCAACCTGAAGCTCAGGCATATGAGAGAAGATATTGCATCG ATTGAATCACGTAACAACGGCTTGGAGATGCAGTCTGTAAATAACAAATCACTTATGGAAGAGCTAGATAAATTGCTTGAACGTCTGCGGATTCCACAGGAG TTTGCAGCATCATTAACTGGAGGATCATTTGAAGAGTCAAGGATGCTGAAAAATGTTGAGGCATGCGAATGGTTGACGGGGGCCATCCGCAGCCTTGAAGTTCCAAATTTGGACCCATGCTATGTTAACATGCGCGCT GTTAGAGAGAAAAAGGCCGAATTGGAGAAACTGAAAACAACTTTTGTTCGACGAGCATCAGAGTTTTTGCGGAACTATTTCTCCAGCTTGGTAGACTTCATGATAAGTGACAAAAGCTACTTTTCACAG CGAGGACAATTGAAGCGGCCTGATCATGCTGACCTTAGGTACAAATGCAGGACATATGCCCGGCTTCTGCAGCACTTAAAG AGTCTGGACAAGAGCTGCTTAGGTCCCTTAAGGAAGGCATATTGTCATTCCCTTAACCTACTACTACGCCGAGAG GCACGTGAATTTGCAAATGAACTTCGTGCAAGTACGAAAGCACCCAAGAATCCTGCTGTGTGGCTTGAAGGTTCTAACGGGTCTGGTCATAATGGAAGTAGTGCTGATACCTCAACAGTATCGGATGCATACTCAAAGATGCTTACAATATTTATCCCACTTCTCGTTGACGag AGTTCCTTTTTTGCACATTTTATGTGCTTCGAAGTACCTGCACTCGTACCAGCTGGTTCTCCTAATGTTAATAAGAGTAAATCTGGAGGAAATGATGCAGATGACGACCTGGGTCTTATGGATCCAGATGGCAATGATCTTAAACCCG ACAGTACATCTGCTGAACTGGGTACATTGAATGAAGCTCTTCAAGAACTACTCGACGGGATCCAG GAAGACTTCTATGCAGTCGTAGATTGGGCATACAAAATTGACCCCTTGCGCTGCATCTCAATGCATGGGATTACAGAGCGCTACCTTTCTGGACAGAAAGCTGATGCTGCAGGATTTGTTCGCAAACTTCTTGATGACTTGGAATCAAGAATATCAGTACAGTTCAGCCGG TTTATCGATGAAGCATGCCATCAAATTGAGCGTAATGAAAGAAATGTGCGTCAAACGGGGATCCTAGCCTACATTCCAAG ATTTGCTGTCCTCGCATCACGGATGGAACAATATATTCAAGGGCAGTCCAGAGATTTAATTGATAAAGCGTACACAAAGCTA GTTAGCACAATGTTCGCAACTTTGGAGAAAATTGCACAGAGCGATCCTAAAACTGCAGACATTGTGCTAATAGAGAATTATGCTGCTTTCCAGAACAG TCTTTATGACTTGGCAAATGTTGTGCCAACGCTTGCGAAGTTCTATCATCAAGCCAGTGAATCATATGAACTAGCTTGCACTCGCCATATCAGCTCACTCATTTATCTT CAATTTGAGAGGTTGTTTCAGTTCAATCGGAAAGTTGAAGAATTGACATACACCATTGCTGCTGAGGAG ATCCCGTTTCAGCTGGGGTTATCGAAAACTGACCTAAGGAGGGTGCTAAAATCCAGTTTATCTGGG ATTGACAGGTCAATTGGTGCCATGTACAGGAGGTTGCAGAAGACACTGACCTCCGATGAGTTGTTTCCTTCGCTGTGGGACAAGTGCAAG AAGGAATTTTTGGACAAGTACGAGAGCTTCGTTCAGATGGTAACACGGATCTATGTAAACGAGCCCATCATGTCTGTCGCTGAAATGAAAGAAGTCCTCGCTAGTTTCTAG
- the LOC101778638 gene encoding protein JINGUBANG: MAATRKKLIHFLRADPAAVSAASSAMSSPRSFSSNDSSVSDDDGYDNNSSSSSSFPASASSSPSRYSPPKSPWAATTHLPGLGGDSVDPTATGLIASLVKEDGKVYSLAAAGDVLYTGTDSENVRVWRDRRELAGFRTGSGLVKAIVVAADGRIFTGHQDGKVRVWRAGAGGDPAAHRRVGSLPALGDYLVSSVNPSSYVAKGGGRRRRAVWLRHSDAVSCLSLDEAAGLLYSGSWDRTFKVWRVSDSRCLESVPAHDDAVNTVAAAGFGGLVLTGSADGTVKVWRREAAVASGDRTRHVLERVLREGDGAVTAVAACPEARAVYVGSSDGLVTCWRWGPGDGGEPRLAGVLTGHRMGVMCLAVYGRVVVSGSADRTLCVWRRDGDGVAGQHQHQYQHVRLAVLTGHTGPVKCVAVAADVADCGDYAEGERRFVVYSGSLDGSVKVWRLSEDRPLELTVPLMPLLESEAWTALPSPAQAWAPELKRVAAA; the protein is encoded by the coding sequence ATGGCGGCCACCCGCAAGAAGCTCATCCACTTCCTCCGCGCCGACCCGGCGGCCGTGTCGGCGGCGTCCTCCGCCATGTCCTCGCCCAGGTCCTTCTCCTCCAACGACTCCTCCGTCTCGGACGACGACGGATACGACAACaacagctcctcctcctcctccttcccggcctccgcgtcgtcctcgccgtcgcggtACAGCCCGCCCAAGTCGCCCTGGGCGGCCACGACGCATCTCccgggcctcggcggcgactcCGTAGaccccaccgccaccggcctCATCGCGTCGCTGGTCAAGGAGGACGGCAAGGTCTACTCGCTCGCAGCCGCCGGGGACGTGCTCTACACCGGCACGGACTCGGAGAACGTGCGGGTGTGGCGGGACCGCCGCGAGCTCGCCGGGTTCCGCACGGGGAGCGGCCTCGTCAAGGCCATCGTcgtggcggcggacggccgcATCTTCACGGGCCACCAGGACGGGAAGGTCCGGGTgtggcgcgccggcgccggcggcgaccccgcCGCGCACCGCCGTGTCGGCTCGCTCCCCGCGCTCGGGGACTACCTGGTCAGCTCCGTCAACCCGTCCAGCTACGTCGCgaagggcggcgggcggcgccgccgcgcggtgtGGCTCCGGCACTCGGACGCCGTGTCGTGCCTCAGCCTCGACGAGGCCGCGGGGCTGCTCTACTCGGGCTCCTGGGACCGGACCTTCAAGGTGTGGCGCGTCTCCGACTCGCGCTGCCTCGAGTCCGTGCCCGCGCACGACGACGCCGTCAACACCGTCGCCGCGGCCGGGTTCGGCGGCCTCGTCCTCACCGGCTCCGCCGACGGCACCGTCAAGGTGTGGCgtcgggaggcggcggtggccagcGGCGACCGGACGAGGCACGTCCTGGAGCGGGTGCTCCGGGAGGGCGACGGCGCGGTGACCGCGGTCGCCGCTTGCCCCGAGGCCCGCGCCGTGTACGTGGGCTCCTCGGACGGGCTCGTCACGTGCTGGCGGTGGGGCccaggcgacggcggcgagccgagGCTCGCGGGTGTGCTCACCGGCCACCGGATGGGCGTGATGTGCCTCGCCGTGTACGGGCGCGTCGTCGTCAGCGGGTCCGCCGACCGGACGCTCTGCGtgtggcggcgcgacggcgacggcgtcgctggccagcaccagcaccagtaCCAGCACGTCCGGCTCGCCGTGCTCACCGGGCACACGGGCCCCGTGAAGTGCGTCGCGGTGGCTGCGGACGTTGCGGACTGCGGCGACTACGCGGAGGGCGAGCGGCGGTTCGTGGTGTACAGCGGCAGCCTGGACGGGTCGGTCAAGGTGTGGCGCCTGTCGGAGGACCGCCCGCTCGAGCTGACCGTTCCGCTGATGCCGCTACTGGAGTCGGAGGCATGGACAgcgctgccgtcgccggcgcaggcgtgggCGCCGGAGCTGAAGCGTGTCGCCGCTGCGTGA